The Salvia miltiorrhiza cultivar Shanhuang (shh) chromosome 1, IMPLAD_Smil_shh, whole genome shotgun sequence genome has a window encoding:
- the LOC131023160 gene encoding putative late blight resistance protein homolog R1C-3, giving the protein MAAYGAAASLKNTILRILQSSRISLVSHSPQILQPAYDQMCRLQKLLRLLDKTSCSKIRTKVNAADELIKEAVWEFEDLLESHILPQILPQLESERDNLSFFVDLQSLQHRVDCFIEMMEMMEVEYFIEMLNMPEEEGEPISSRIDFGGINSKMVGLSDHIETARDYLLEGNNDNNYSIVGMAGVGKTTLAKHIFEDSSIRSHFKLRAWVKVGRKCEFNELLRCILAQVDPHAYLMLAQRDGVDEVELVGILKERLSGKNCLIVWDDVWEEQAINSFTSCLQENNIVGSIRFLVTSRQLGFTGVYQRVRLLNLKESKKLLGEKVFGEEGFPLQLEELGEKIAKKCEGLPLMIVTVAELLSKADKTPEYWTEVLKQHSSVFVEAYNQISEVLFPSYDYLPQQFKMFFLYMGTFCRSTDMIFRGVLENLLSAEGFLERIGEESFEDFFAECLRRLCFWYHLVLNTTNIFSMYTEYRMHSCWQHLCKVEGSRIKFMHVLQSCDDAIKDQRRLCAHWNTLFCLKQVYNSIKSDCASTTRSLLFYGPYHPYPVPIHAMGFKLLSVLDADLVRFYHFPIAILKLVYLRYLALCCNGEFPPAISNLFQLKFLIIVRHMSIKKCGVQSYMPVQIWDMQELEHLMILGRDLPTPNTNDATLNKLLLLGGVSANSCRREVLERIPNLQRLFIYVELKPYDDDDETNHPLSGLSYISQLQNLMLLGYMIRNPEIKHVLNTIPLSMFPSTLTALYLTGLGYPWKYMNDIGLQLPNLMKLVLRCYAFRGPEWEIESGSFLKLRELRIEDTDLVQWRPQRGSFPELNVVIMKHCYKLQQLNWSFDHSQIKEIGLVDCNPLAVACANQLKDKFSFELVVESSF; this is encoded by the coding sequence ATGGCTGCTTATGGTGCAGCGGCTTCTCTCAAGAATACGATTCTGCGTATTCTACAATCGTCTCGCATTTCTCTCGTTTCTCACTCTCCACAAATCTTGCAACCTGCCTACGACCAGATGTGTCGATTGCAGAAACTTCTGCGATTATTGGACAAGACCAGCTGCAGCAAGATCAGGACGAAGGTGAATGCTGCGGATGAACTCATCAAAGAGGCAGTTTGGGAATTCGAAGATTTACTCGAATCCCATATCTTACCTCAGATTCTTCCACAACTCGAAAGCGAGAGAGACAACTTGTCATTCTTTGTAGATCTGCAGAGTCTGCAACACCGTGTTGATTGCTTCATCGAGATGATGGAGATGATGGAGGTAGAGTACTTCATTGAGATGTTGAATATGCCAGAGGAAGAAGGCGAACCTATTTCCTCAAGAATTGATTTTGGTGGAATCAACTCAAAGATGGTTGGATTATCTGATCATATTGAAACAGCAAGAGATTATCTTCTTGAAGGTAATAACGATAACAACTATTCGATTGTTGGGATGGCGGGTGTTGGAAAGACAACTCTTGCTAAACATATTTTTGAAGATTCATCAATTCGGAGCCATTTTAAGTTACGAGCATGGGTCAAAGTGGGCAGAAAATGCGAGTTCAATGAACTATTACGATGCATTCTAGCTCAAGTGGATCCCCACGCTTACCTAATGCTTGCCCAAAGAGATGGTGTCGATGAGGTAGAATTAGTTGGAATCTTGAAAGAAAGATTGAGCGGCAAGAATTGTCTCATCGTGTGGGATGATGTTTGGGAGGAACAAGCAATAAATAGCTTCACAAGTTGCTTGCAAGAAAATAATATTGTTGGAAGCATTCGATTCTTGGTGACAAGTAGGCAACTAGGATTCACGGGGGTGTACCAAAGAGTGCGCTTGTTGAATCTAAAAGAGAGTAAGAAATTACTTGGTGAGAAAGTGTTTGGTGAAGAGGGTTTCCCTCTTCAACTTGAGGAACTAGGAGAGAAGATTGCCAAGAAATGTGAAGGTCTTCCTCTCATGATAGTCACGGTTGCAGAGCTCCTATCAAAAGCCGACAAGACCCCAGAATACTGGACTGAGGTACTCAAACAACATAGTTCAGTCTTCGTGGAagcatataatcaaatatcagaGGTACTTTTCCCAAGTTATGACTACTTACCCCAACAATTTAAAATGTTTTTTCTCTATATGGGAACATTCTGTCGATCTACTGATATGATCTTTCGAGGCGTTCTCGAAAATCTGTTGAGTGCTGAGGGGTTTCTTGAACGGATTGGAGAAGAAagttttgaagatttttttgCGGAATGCTTGAGACGTCTTTGTTTTTGGTATCATCTTGTTCTCAACACAACAAATATTTTCTCAATGTATACAGAGTATCGCATGCATTCTTGCTGGCAACACTTGTGTAAGGTAGAAGGCAGTAGGATCAAGTTTATGCATGTCTTACAAAGTTGTGATGATGCTATAAAAGACCAGCGTCGATTGTGTGCGCATTGGAATACTTTATTTTGCTTGAAACAAGTGTATAATTCGATAAAAAGTGATTGTGCATCCACTACCCGTTCTCTCCTTTTTTATGGTCCTTATCACCCATATCCAGTGCCAATACATGCCATGGGTTTCAAGTTGCTCAGTGTACTTGATGCTGATCTTGTCCGATTTTACCATTTCCCAATTGCAATTTTGAAACTAGTTTATCTACGGTACCTTGCCCTATGTTGCAACGGGGAGTTCCCTCCTGCCATATCCAACCTTTTTCAACTGAAATTCTTGATTATTGTACGTCATATGAGCATTAAAAAGTGTGGAGTTCAGTCATATATGCCTGTGCAAATTTGGGACATGCAAGAACTAGAGCATCTTATGATACTAGGAAGGGACCTACCAACTCCTAATACTAATGATGCTACCTTGAACAAACTGCTCCTTCTTGGTGGTGTGAGTGCAAACAGTTGTAGAAGGGAAGTTCTCGAAAGAATTCCTAATTTACAGAGATTATTCATTTATGTGGAGTTGAAGccttatgatgatgatgatgaaaccAACCACCCATTGAGCGGCTTGAGTTATATATCACAGCTCCAGAATTTGATGCTACTTGGTTATATGATCCGGAATCCCGAGATAAAACATGTGCTTAATACTATTCCTCTTTCAATGTTTCCATCAACTCTCACAGCTTTATATTTGACTGGGTTGGGGTATCCTTGGAAGTACATGAATGACATTGGTTTGCAGCTGCCGAATCTCATGAAACTCGTGTTACGATGTTATGCCTTTCGAGGCCCAGAGTGGGAAATAGAATCAGGCAGTTTCTTGAAACTTAGAGAACTTCGAATCGAGGACACCGATTTGGTGCAATGGAGACCTCAACGTGGAAGCTTCCCAGAGCTTAATGTTGTAATCATGAAGCATTGCTACAAATTACAGCAACTCAATTGGTCGTTTGATCATTCTCAGATCAAAGAGATTGGATTAGTTGACTGCAATCCTTTAGCTGTCGCTTGTGCCAATCAATTAAAAGATAAGTTTTCATTTGAACTTGTCGTGGAATCTTCTTTTTGA